ATGCTCGGCGAGCCCGCCCAGGCCGTGCACGGCGTCGTCGCCCAGCCGTGCGCGCAGGCGCTCGCGCAATTGCTCCCAGGGTAGCGATTGCTGCGGGCGGTCGTCGAACAGCTCGCGGTGCTGCGGCACGAAGGGGGGAAGGTCGTCGGCCAGCAGGCGCACGCTGTGTACCGGTGCGCGCAATTGCAGTTGCTCCAGCCGGCCACGGGTCAGCTCGAAGAGCATCGCCGCCTCGCGCTCGGCGCTGAGAAGGCCGACCGGCATCTGCGTGTCGCTGCCTTCGTGGTGTTCCAGGTACAGGCTGAAGCGCTGCACGCCACTGTCGCGCCCGGCGAGGAAGGCGGCGAGGTCGGCGGTGAGTCGGCGCAGGGGAAACAGCAGGGCCTGGGTGGACTCCACGTCGAAGTTCAACTCGATGCGCGACTCGAAGCGGTCCGGCGGCCGATAGAACTCCAGGGCCAGGGGACGTTGTCCGAGCAGGGTATCCACCTGGCGCAGCACCTGCGGCGGGAAACGCCGGGCCAGGCTCTCGCGCGGCAGGGCGAGCAGTTGCCTCAGGCTGCGCAGGCCCATGCGCGTAAGGGCGGTGGCGGCTTCGCGCGCCAGGCCGAGGCGCTCCAGCGGCATCTGCCCGAGGTACCGGCGCAGTTGTTCGTCGTCGTGGACCGCCAGGCCATCGTAGGCATTGGCCAGGATGCGCGCGGCAGCGGGATTGGGCGCAGCGGTGATGCGGTGGCGGAAGCCCAGGGCGCTCAGTTCCTTGCGCAGACGTGCCTCGAAATGCGGCCAGGGGCCGAACAGTTGCAGGCTGGACTGCACTTCCAGCAGCAGCGCGCGCGGATAGTGCTGGCTGACTTGCGAACTGAAGCCATAGGCCCAGGCCGCCAGCAGGTTCTGCCAGCGCTCCACGTCGCGCAGGTCATGCTCGGCGGTGGCGAAGTCGCGGCTCAGGGCCTGGGCGGCGGCGAGCGACTGGCCGGGCTTGAGCCCGAGAGCCCGTGCGGCCGGGTTCACCGCTTGCAGCACGCGGCGTTGTGCTGGCCCGGCGAGCAGCGCCAGGGCGGCGTCCGGTTCGGGGCGATTGCGCAGTGCGCCATCCATCGCCAATTGCGGCAGGAGAATGCAGGCCCAGAGCATGCCGGCCTCAGTGCCAGGGCAGCGGGATCGGGCGCGCCGGCGCCAGGCCGCCACGGCACTTGAGCACGCGCAGTTGCGCGGGCTTTGCGTCCAACGCCAGGCGCAGGGCGGCAGGCGAGGGGTTGAGGGCCTCGCGCTGCGGACGGTAGGCGAAGGCCAGGGTCTGCCCGGTCTCGGCCGCTACCTGCAGGCGGCGCAGAGCGCGGTCGTCGGCCTGCTGCGGCCAGCACAGCACTGCGCCGCAACTGCCCGAGCGCAGGCACTGTTCGGTGGCCCAGAGTGCATCCCGGCCGGTGGCCTGCACGATGGTCAATTGGTCGAGATCGACTCCGGCGGCCTGCCAGGCCGCCGGGTAGGGCACATGGGGCGGGGCCACCAGCACGATGCGCTCGCCGGCGGCGCCGAGCCGCGCCAGGGTCGGCCATACCAGTTGCAGTTCGCCGATGCCTTCGGCTGCGGGGAGTATTTCGCTGAGCGCCGCTTCCGGCCAGCCACCGCTGGGCAGGGCCTGGTCCAGCCATGCGTGGCCGGTAGGTTGCAGGCTTGGCGGCAAGCCCTGGGGCTGGCCCTTCCAGACCTGGCGCTGGTGAAGCAGGGTATCGAGCGCGACCACGCTGCCCATCACGGCCTCCCGGCCGGCGAGCGGCGACGGCCATGCGTCCGGCCGGAGGACCGGGGCAGATGGATGGCGGGAGGGTGCATGGGGTTACTCGGAATCAACTGTATGGATATACAGTTTATCCGGTGGATTTGTGTCGTCAATGACAGTTGGTCTGTCGGCGGTTCGTTCCGGCGTGGCCATGCCGGTTTCTACAGGCTGGTCTTGGCGTTGCCGGTTTCGCAGGAGGGGACTTTGCCCGCGAAACCGCCCAGGGGAGCGGCGCGCGATGGCGCAACGGGCTGCGAGGAATGCTCCGTCCACAAAAAAGCCCCGCGCTTGGCGGGGCTTCTTCTTTACCTGTCGTGCGATCAGTTGGCGGCGGCAGTCATGTCCGCCACGCTTTCGCCACGATGTGCGCTGAATTGCGGAGCCAGCGAACCGATGATCATGCCGATGGCGCTGAAGATCAGGCCGACCAGTTGCGGCGGCCAGAAGTCGCCTTCCTGGTGACCCAGTTCCAGCGATACCCAACCGATCAGGCCACAGGCGATGGCGGTCAGGGCGCCCTGGGTGGTGGCGCGCTTCCAGAACAGACCGAAGAACAGCGGTACCACGGCGGCTACCAGGGTCACTTTGTACGCGTTGCCGACCATCTCGTAGATGCTGGCGTTGGAGAACAGCGCGAACACGCAGGTGGCGACGGTCATTGCCAGTACGCTGCAACGCATGGCCAGTAGCGCCTGGCGGTCGGTCATGTTCGGCAGGAAGTGCTTGACGATGTTCTCGGTCAGGGTCACCGACGGGGCCAGCAGGGCGCCGGAAGCGGACGACATGATGGCGGAGAGCAGGGCGCCGAAGAACATGATCTGGGCGAACAGCGGGGTCCGCTCCATGATCAGGTGCGGCAGGATCTGCTGGGAGTCTTCGGCCAGCCAGTGCTTGACCATCACCGGGTCGATCATCTGCGCGGCGTAGATCAGGAAGATTGGCAGCATGCAGAACACGAGGTAGCAGCTGGCGCCGGTCATGGTGGCGCGGGAGGCGATCTTCTCGGTCTTGGCCGACATCACGCGGGCATAGACATCCTGCTGGGGAATCGAACCGAACATCATGGTGACCGCCGCTCCGAGGAAGGCGACGATGTCCTTGGCCGAGGTGCCATGCAGGAAGGTGAACTTGCCTTCGCTGGCAGCGTGGCTGATCACGTTGACCGGGCCGCCGGCCATGTCGCCGATCAGCCAGACGAGATAGAACAGGCCGCAGACGATGATGATCATCTGCAGGAAGTCGGTCAGTGCCACGGACCACATGCCACCGAACAGGGTGTGCAGCAGAACGATGACGGTCCCAATGATCATGCCCTGGGTAGTGGTCAGGGCGCCGTCGGAGAGCACGCTGAAGACTACGCCCAGCGCGGTGATCTGCGCGGCGACCCAGCCCATGTAGGAAATGATGATCACCAGGCTGGTGAAGATTTCCACGTGCTGGCCGAAGCGCTTGCGGAAGAAGTCACCGATGGTGAGCAGGTTCAGGCGATACAGCGGGCGGGCGAAGACCATGCCGACCAGCATCAGGCAGCCGAAGGAGCCGAACGGGTCTTCGATGATCCCGGCGAAGCCTTCTTCGAGGAACGTCGCCGGAATGCCCAGTACGGCTTCGGAGCCGAACCAGGTGGCGAAGACCATTGTGACGACGAGGGGGAAGGACATGCTCCGGCCAGCGGCGGCATAGTCCGAGGAGTTGTGCACGCGGGTGGTGGCGTAGAAACCGACAGCTACGGTGATCACCAGATACACCGCTACAAACCAGATCAGCATTTGTTCGTTCCGTTGGCTCGCCGGGAACCGGGCTGCCGGGTTCGAGCCCGGGCAGAGGTGCCGCGACTGACAAGTTGTTTTTGTTGTGTTGTGCGGCGCGGTTATCCGGTGCACCAGGCAGGGGGAGCCGGAGAAACGTAACCAATTGCGACAACGGGCCGCAGTCTGCCAAATGCGTCAAATATGTCAAACACTTAAAATGCATATGAGCGAAAAAAATTACATGGCCGGACGGATGGTGGTCGTAAAGGTTTGATTTGATTGAATGCTAACGATCTGCAATGACCGATTAGTCGTTTATTTTTTACAGGGCATGTTCGATAAGCAGAACGTCGGCTAACCCGCTAGGCTCTTGGCACGTCCGCCATTCAAGGATCGCCATGCTCGACCACCTCGACCTGGCCCAGTTGCTTTCCAGCTACGGTTATCTGGCGCTCTTCGTGGGGTGCCTGCTGGAAGGCGAGACCATCCTCATTCTTGCCGGTCTGGCGGCGCACCAGGGGCTGCTGGGGTTCGCGCCGGTGGTGTTCTGGGCGTGGCTGGCGGGAGCCTGTGGCGACCAGTTGCTGTACTGGATCGGACGCCGTGCCGGTGAGCGCGCCCTGCCGTGGATCCAGCGGCGCGGCCTGGCGGTGGAGCGCGTCACCGGGTTGATCGAGCGGCACCCGCTGCTGGCGGTGTTCGCCGTACGCTTCCTGTACGGCATGCGCCTGGCCGGACCGTTGCTGATCGGCGCCAGTCGTGTCGCTCCGCTGCGTTTCACACTGCTGAACCTGCTCGGTGCGTTGTGCTGGGCGCTGATTTTCGCCAGCGCCGGCTACTGGGCGGGGCAGGTGCTGGAAAACTGGCTGGGCAACTTGAGGCCCTACCGTTTGCCGATCCTGCTCGTGGCCCTGTTGCTGATCGGTGGCGGGGTATTCTGGCGACATTGGCGGCTGCATCGGGCCAGGCGTGGCGGCAACCTGTCGCGGCGATAGCCTTGCCTTGATTCAGAGCGGTTTGGATTCCTGCCCGTGGCGATTAGAATTGCCGCTCTTTTGTTCAAGGACGCAGTCATGAGCCTCTACCAGCCCGGCATTCTCGCCACCCCGGTTCCCGCCCACGCCCGCCATCTGTTCTTCGACCTGAGGTCGTTGCAGGAACTGCCGGCCGCGCTGGATCGCCTGGTGCAGTTCGCCGACGGCTCGGCCGCCGTCGTTGGTTTCGGCGAGTCGCTGGTGCGCGCCCTGGGCCGCAGCATCGATGGATTGCGGGAGTTTCCGGCGATTTCCGGTGTCGGCGTAGACAACCCGTCCACTCCGCATGCCCTGTGGGTCTGGCTGCGCGGCGAGGCGCGCGGCGAACTGCTGTTGCGCACCCAGCAGCTGCAGAACCTGCTGGCTCCGGCGTTGGAGCTGGCGTCGCTGACCGAGGCGTTCCGGCATGGCAGCGGCCATGACCTGACCGGCTACGAGGACGGCACCGAAAACCCGCAGGATGAAGCGGCCGTCGCCGCCGCCATCGTCGACAACCCCGTGGCGGGCCTGGCTGGCGGCAGCTTTGCCGCGATCCAGCAGTGGCGCCACCAGTTGCAGGATTTCGCCGCGCTGCCGCAAGCCGAGCGCGACGACATCATGGGTCGTCGCCTGAGCGACAACGAGGAACTGGAGGACGCCCCGGAGTCGGCCCACGTCAAGCGCACCGCCCAGGAGAGCTTCGATCCCGAAGCGTTCATTGTGCGCCGTTCGATGCCCTGGACCCACGACCAGAACGCCGGCCTGATGTTCCTCGCCTTCGGCTGCACGCTGGATGCCTTCGAGGTGCAACTGCGTCGCATGAGCGGCCTGGAGGATGGCATCACCGACGCGCTGTACCGTTTCAGCCGCCCGCTGACCGGCGGCTACTACTGGTGCCCGCCGCTCAAGGACGGAGCGCTGGACTTGCGGGCGCTGCTGGCCTGAGCCTGACGCCGCGAATCCACTCGCCGAACCAGCCCCGCCTCGTGCGGGGCTTTTCGTTGGGTGTGCCTGGTTTAGCGGCGAATGGTTCCCCGATCTTCCGCCGAATTGGCCGTTGGATGGAGCAGGTTGCGGGCGTAGCGTGGCGGTATGTTCCCACTGCCCGAGGTTGCCGACATGTTCCCATCCGTTTCCGCGAAAGTTCTGTTCACTAGCCTTGCCCTGAGCCTGCCGGCCTTCGCCCACGGCGATAGCGCCCCTGCGGAGAAGATCGATGTACGGCAGGAGCAGAATCTGCCGGATGCGCCCGGCAAGAAAGGTCTGATGATTACTGTTTCCTATGCGCCAGGGCAGGCATCCGGCGCGCATGTGCACAGTGGCTCGGTATTCGCCTATGTGCTGGATGGCGCGGTTATCTCGCAACTGGAGGGGCAGAAGCCGGTGACCTACCACGCTGGCCAGTCCTGGTACGAGGCGCCGAACACGCCGCACCTGGTCTCGCGCAACGCGAGCAACTCGCAGCCGGCCAGGCTGCTGGTGTGGATGCTGCTGGACGAGCAGGCGCCAGTGCTGGCGCCGCTGAAGCGCTGAGGCAAAAAAAGCCCGCCAGTGGCGGGCCTGAAGGGAGGTGTGGCGGGATCAGATATGCAGTGCGTGGCCCAGCGCGCGCAACGCCGCTTCCTGCACCGCTTCGCCGAGCGTGGGGTGGGCGTGAATGGTGCCGGCGATGTCTTCCAGGCAGGCGCCCATTTCCAGCGACTGCACGAAGGCGGTGGACAGCTCGGAAACCGCCTTGCCTACGGCCTGCCAGCCGAGGATCAGGTGGTTGTCCTTGCGCGCCACGACGCGCACGAAGCCGTCGTTCGACTCCAGGGTCATCGCCCGGCCGTTGGCGGCGAACGGGAAGCTCGCCGTCAGCACGTCGAAGCCAGCGGCTTGTGCCTGCTCCGGCGACAGCCCGACCACGACGACCTCCGGGTCGGTGAAGCACACCGCCGGGATTGCCGTGGGCGCAAAGG
The Pseudomonas triclosanedens DNA segment above includes these coding regions:
- a CDS encoding sodium:solute symporter family protein, whose amino-acid sequence is MLIWFVAVYLVITVAVGFYATTRVHNSSDYAAAGRSMSFPLVVTMVFATWFGSEAVLGIPATFLEEGFAGIIEDPFGSFGCLMLVGMVFARPLYRLNLLTIGDFFRKRFGQHVEIFTSLVIIISYMGWVAAQITALGVVFSVLSDGALTTTQGMIIGTVIVLLHTLFGGMWSVALTDFLQMIIIVCGLFYLVWLIGDMAGGPVNVISHAASEGKFTFLHGTSAKDIVAFLGAAVTMMFGSIPQQDVYARVMSAKTEKIASRATMTGASCYLVFCMLPIFLIYAAQMIDPVMVKHWLAEDSQQILPHLIMERTPLFAQIMFFGALLSAIMSSASGALLAPSVTLTENIVKHFLPNMTDRQALLAMRCSVLAMTVATCVFALFSNASIYEMVGNAYKVTLVAAVVPLFFGLFWKRATTQGALTAIACGLIGWVSLELGHQEGDFWPPQLVGLIFSAIGMIIGSLAPQFSAHRGESVADMTAAAN
- the imuA gene encoding translesion DNA synthesis-associated protein ImuA, translated to MGSVVALDTLLHQRQVWKGQPQGLPPSLQPTGHAWLDQALPSGGWPEAALSEILPAAEGIGELQLVWPTLARLGAAGERIVLVAPPHVPYPAAWQAAGVDLDQLTIVQATGRDALWATEQCLRSGSCGAVLCWPQQADDRALRRLQVAAETGQTLAFAYRPQREALNPSPAALRLALDAKPAQLRVLKCRGGLAPARPIPLPWH
- a CDS encoding Dyp-type peroxidase, yielding MSLYQPGILATPVPAHARHLFFDLRSLQELPAALDRLVQFADGSAAVVGFGESLVRALGRSIDGLREFPAISGVGVDNPSTPHALWVWLRGEARGELLLRTQQLQNLLAPALELASLTEAFRHGSGHDLTGYEDGTENPQDEAAVAAAIVDNPVAGLAGGSFAAIQQWRHQLQDFAALPQAERDDIMGRRLSDNEELEDAPESAHVKRTAQESFDPEAFIVRRSMPWTHDQNAGLMFLAFGCTLDAFEVQLRRMSGLEDGITDALYRFSRPLTGGYYWCPPLKDGALDLRALLA
- a CDS encoding DedA family protein, which encodes MLDHLDLAQLLSSYGYLALFVGCLLEGETILILAGLAAHQGLLGFAPVVFWAWLAGACGDQLLYWIGRRAGERALPWIQRRGLAVERVTGLIERHPLLAVFAVRFLYGMRLAGPLLIGASRVAPLRFTLLNLLGALCWALIFASAGYWAGQVLENWLGNLRPYRLPILLVALLLIGGGVFWRHWRLHRARRGGNLSRR
- a CDS encoding Y-family DNA polymerase, whose amino-acid sequence is MLWACILLPQLAMDGALRNRPEPDAALALLAGPAQRRVLQAVNPAARALGLKPGQSLAAAQALSRDFATAEHDLRDVERWQNLLAAWAYGFSSQVSQHYPRALLLEVQSSLQLFGPWPHFEARLRKELSALGFRHRITAAPNPAAARILANAYDGLAVHDDEQLRRYLGQMPLERLGLAREAATALTRMGLRSLRQLLALPRESLARRFPPQVLRQVDTLLGQRPLALEFYRPPDRFESRIELNFDVESTQALLFPLRRLTADLAAFLAGRDSGVQRFSLYLEHHEGSDTQMPVGLLSAEREAAMLFELTRGRLEQLQLRAPVHSVRLLADDLPPFVPQHRELFDDRPQQSLPWEQLRERLRARLGDDAVHGLGGLAEHRPERAWQNHTAPRQPIVQAPRPGWLLAEPQPLREFAPTLLAGPERIESGWWDGEDIRRDYYLVRTRSGQRAWIFRQVGDEGPLLLHGWFA
- a CDS encoding cupin domain-containing protein: MFPSVSAKVLFTSLALSLPAFAHGDSAPAEKIDVRQEQNLPDAPGKKGLMITVSYAPGQASGAHVHSGSVFAYVLDGAVISQLEGQKPVTYHAGQSWYEAPNTPHLVSRNASNSQPARLLVWMLLDEQAPVLAPLKR